A segment of the Thermoproteales archaeon genome:
CCTAGCTTATGCAGTCCAGCATGCCCATATTTGCACGTGTGCAAGCCGGCTATAGAAAGGATAGCGAGGAGACCATGAAGAAGATTTTAGTGCTCTCGGGTTACGGCGTAACGCTTAGAGCTAGAAAAGGCTTGTTTCAGATAGTCGAGAAAGGTAAGAAAACTGCGGAAATATCTCCTGTGGATATTGAAGCTATAGTTGTAGCTACAAAAGCTGCTTCTATAACGTCGTCTGCTGTAATGCTGGCTTCAAGGCTTGGAATTGACATGGTTTTTCTCGATAACTGGCTACCTGTTTCAAGGCTTATCCCAGCCACTTACGGCTCTACGCTTAAAACATGGGCTAAGCAGATGCTGGCTGTGAAAAGGAGAAGGCTGGAATATGCTAGAGCTTTTGCTGAAGGCAAGGTTTTCAACCAGAGAATGATACTATATAATCTCTATAAGAGATATAGAGGCTCGCGTGCTGAGACTAGGATAATTAGAGCTAGAATAAAAGATTCAATCGACTCTGCTACTCTTGCCTTGAGGCAGATTAGAGAAGCTGAAAGAGTTGAGCAAGTGAGAAGCGCAGAAGCTCATGCAGCGAAAGAATACTGGAAAGCTGTTTCCAAGGCTATACCAAAGGAATTAAGGTTTCGTCAAAGAATTAAAAAATATACGCTACCAAAGGGGGAGGAGCCTGATCCCTTCAATAAGGCGTTAAACATAGGCTATGCAGCATTGCTCCGCGAAACCTGGAGAGCCGCGTTTATCGCGGGTTTAAATCCTTATTATGGTTTTCTTCATGCTAGGCGGCCTGGGAGGATGAGCCTTGTACTGGATTTAATGGAAGAATTTAGACCAATTGCCGTGGATAGGCCTTTGATAAACTTGGCTAGGAAGGAAATTGAGATATTTAT
Coding sequences within it:
- the cas1 gene encoding CRISPR-associated endonuclease Cas1; translated protein: MPIFARVQAGYRKDSEETMKKILVLSGYGVTLRARKGLFQIVEKGKKTAEISPVDIEAIVVATKAASITSSAVMLASRLGIDMVFLDNWLPVSRLIPATYGSTLKTWAKQMLAVKRRRLEYARAFAEGKVFNQRMILYNLYKRYRGSRAETRIIRARIKDSIDSATLALRQIREAERVEQVRSAEAHAAKEYWKAVSKAIPKELRFRQRIKKYTLPKGEEPDPFNKALNIGYAALLRETWRAAFIAGLNPYYGFLHARRPGRMSLVLDLMEEFRPIAVDRPLINLARKEIEIFMKLKEDSKEAVARVWKVVVETLSREPKPLKDIILQQARKLASSIIEKRPYSPYKSSW